In Pseudomonas sp. GCEP-101, one DNA window encodes the following:
- the trxC gene encoding thioredoxin TrxC, which translates to MSDSLIIPCPHCNGLNRVPAARLGDSPSCGRCQSPIVLDAPFNLDEASFAAQAKGDLPLLVDVWADWCGPCKGFAPVFEQAAARLSGKVRLAKLDSDANPNLSTRLGIRSIPSLILLRNGQEVARQSGAMPLPQLLDWLSRQGI; encoded by the coding sequence ATGTCCGATTCCCTGATCATCCCCTGCCCCCACTGCAACGGCCTGAACCGCGTGCCCGCCGCGCGCCTGGGGGACTCGCCCAGTTGCGGGCGCTGCCAGTCGCCGATCGTACTGGATGCGCCCTTCAACCTTGACGAAGCCAGCTTCGCCGCCCAGGCCAAGGGCGATCTGCCGTTGCTGGTGGACGTCTGGGCCGACTGGTGCGGGCCGTGCAAGGGCTTTGCGCCGGTGTTCGAGCAGGCTGCCGCGCGGCTCTCGGGCAAGGTGCGGTTGGCCAAGCTGGACAGCGACGCCAACCCGAACCTCTCCACACGCCTGGGGATTCGTTCGATCCCCAGCCTGATCCTGCTGCGCAACGGCCAGGAAGTGGCGCGTCAAAGCGGCGCGATGCCGTTGCCGCAGTTGCTCGACTGGCTGTCCCGCCAGGGCATCTGA
- the gabP gene encoding GABA permease, translated as MSSTPSSGLSQGLQNRHVTMLSIAGAIGAGLFVGSGHAIAEAGPAVMISYLVAGLLVVLVMRMLAEMAVAQPDSGSFSTYADRAIGHWAGFTIGWLYWWFWVLVIPLEANAAAAIIHAWFPGAPIWVLAFLITSALTVTNLFSVKNYGEFEFWLALIKVCSIIAFLVLGCAAIFGFSPNSEVSGISHLTSEGFLPKGWGAVLAALLTTMFSFMGSEIVTIAATESKDPEQQITRATNSVIWRIALFYLLSILIVVCLVPWNDPRLVSMGSYQTVLEHLHIPYAKLIVDIIVLVSVTSCLNSALYTASRMMYSLSKRGDAPKIAQVTSASRTPVYAVLLSTAMAFLCTFANYLAPAEVFNFLLASSGAIALLVYLVIALSQLRMRKKLLAQGHQLKLKMWLFPWLTWAVILFIVGALVIMLIRPDHRMEVVATTLLTVVVVCSGLLVSNRRKAQRAAGPVADAA; from the coding sequence ATGAGTAGTACCCCTTCTTCCGGGCTCTCCCAGGGCCTGCAAAATCGTCACGTCACGATGCTTTCGATTGCCGGCGCCATCGGCGCGGGCCTGTTCGTCGGCTCCGGCCACGCCATCGCCGAAGCCGGCCCTGCGGTCATGATTTCCTATCTGGTCGCCGGCCTGCTGGTAGTCCTGGTGATGCGCATGCTGGCCGAAATGGCCGTCGCGCAACCGGACAGCGGCTCCTTCTCCACCTATGCCGACCGCGCCATCGGTCACTGGGCCGGCTTCACCATCGGCTGGCTGTACTGGTGGTTCTGGGTCCTGGTGATCCCGCTGGAAGCCAACGCCGCCGCGGCGATCATCCACGCCTGGTTCCCCGGTGCGCCGATCTGGGTGCTGGCCTTCCTGATCACCTCGGCGCTGACGGTGACCAACCTGTTCAGCGTGAAGAACTACGGTGAGTTCGAATTCTGGCTGGCGCTGATCAAGGTCTGCTCGATCATCGCCTTCCTGGTGCTGGGCTGCGCGGCCATCTTCGGCTTCTCGCCCAACAGTGAAGTCTCCGGGATCAGCCACCTGACCAGCGAAGGCTTCCTGCCCAAGGGGTGGGGCGCCGTGCTCGCCGCGCTGCTGACCACCATGTTCTCCTTCATGGGGTCGGAAATCGTCACCATCGCCGCCACCGAGTCCAAGGACCCGGAACAGCAGATCACCCGCGCCACCAACTCGGTGATCTGGCGTATCGCGCTGTTCTACCTGCTGTCGATCCTGATCGTGGTCTGCCTGGTGCCGTGGAACGACCCGCGCCTGGTGAGCATGGGTTCCTACCAGACCGTGCTGGAACACCTGCACATCCCGTACGCCAAGCTGATCGTCGACATCATCGTGCTGGTCTCGGTGACCAGTTGCCTGAACTCGGCGCTCTACACCGCCTCGCGCATGATGTACTCGCTGAGCAAGCGCGGCGACGCGCCGAAGATCGCCCAGGTGACCAGCGCCAGCCGCACCCCGGTCTATGCCGTGCTGCTGTCCACCGCCATGGCCTTCCTGTGCACCTTCGCCAACTACCTGGCCCCGGCCGAAGTGTTCAACTTCCTGCTGGCCAGCTCCGGCGCCATCGCCCTGCTGGTGTACCTGGTGATCGCCCTGTCGCAGCTGCGCATGCGCAAGAAGCTGCTCGCCCAGGGCCACCAGCTGAAGCTGAAGATGTGGCTGTTCCCCTGGCTGACCTGGGCGGTGATCCTGTTCATCGTCGGCGCCCTGGTGATCATGCTGATCCGCCCGGACCACCGCATGGAAGTGGTCGCCACCACCCTGCTGACCGTGGTGGTCGTCTGCTCCGGCCTGCTGGTGTCGAACCGCCGCAAGGCACAGCGTGCCGCCGGCCCGGTTGCTGACGCGGCGTGA
- a CDS encoding MFS transporter — protein sequence MAAEPSVVPEPAAANDPAEPRPDWRESAREANADVVRVVEEVESYIEKGTPAFMRTSLALFSGGFATFALLYCVQPMMPVLSKAFSLTAAQSSLVLSISTITLALGLLITGPISDAIGRKSIMVASLILAALFTIGSSLMPTWHGVLVMRALLGLSLSGLAAVGMTYLSEEIHPQHIGLSMGLYIGGNAIGGMSGRLISGVLVDYVNWHVALATLGVLALAAALLFWRILPESKNFRPAPLKPRQLAEGFRGHFRDAGLPWLFLEAFLLMGAFVTLFNYIGYRLLADPYHLSQAVVGVLSVVYLSGIYSSAWVGSLADRLGRRKVLWAMIALMLGGVLITLLQPLALVLAGMLVFTFGFFGAHSVASSWIGRRALKAKGQASSLYLFSYYVGSSVAGTAGGVFWHHYGWNGVGLFIASLLGIAVLVALHLARLPVLPRDLPALVKAG from the coding sequence CTGGCGGCCGAGCCGTCTGTCGTGCCAGAACCGGCAGCCGCCAACGATCCGGCCGAGCCGCGGCCTGATTGGCGCGAAAGCGCGCGCGAAGCCAACGCCGACGTGGTTCGCGTCGTCGAAGAAGTCGAAAGCTACATCGAGAAAGGCACCCCGGCCTTCATGCGCACGTCGCTGGCGCTGTTCTCCGGCGGCTTCGCCACCTTCGCGCTGCTCTACTGCGTGCAACCGATGATGCCGGTGCTGTCGAAGGCCTTCAGCCTGACCGCCGCGCAAAGCAGCCTGGTGCTGTCCATCTCCACCATCACCCTGGCCCTGGGCCTGCTGATCACCGGGCCGATCTCGGACGCCATCGGCCGCAAGTCGATCATGGTGGCCTCGCTGATCCTCGCCGCGCTGTTCACCATCGGCAGTTCGCTGATGCCGACCTGGCACGGCGTGCTGGTCATGCGCGCGTTGCTCGGCTTGTCGCTCAGTGGCCTGGCGGCGGTGGGCATGACCTACCTGTCCGAAGAAATCCACCCGCAGCACATCGGGCTGTCCATGGGGCTGTACATCGGCGGCAATGCCATCGGCGGCATGAGCGGCCGGCTGATCAGCGGCGTGCTGGTGGACTACGTGAACTGGCACGTGGCGCTGGCTACCCTGGGCGTGCTCGCCCTGGCCGCGGCGCTGCTGTTCTGGCGCATCCTGCCCGAGTCGAAGAACTTCCGCCCGGCGCCGTTGAAGCCGCGCCAGCTGGCCGAAGGTTTCCGCGGTCACTTCCGTGACGCCGGCCTGCCCTGGCTGTTCCTCGAAGCGTTCCTGCTGATGGGCGCCTTCGTCACCCTGTTCAACTACATCGGCTATCGCCTGCTGGCCGATCCTTACCACCTGAGCCAGGCCGTGGTGGGGGTGCTCTCGGTGGTCTACCTGTCGGGCATCTACAGCTCCGCCTGGGTCGGCTCGCTGGCCGACCGCCTGGGTCGGCGCAAGGTGCTCTGGGCGATGATCGCGCTGATGCTCGGCGGCGTGCTGATCACCCTGCTGCAACCGCTGGCCCTGGTGCTGGCCGGCATGCTGGTGTTCACCTTCGGCTTCTTCGGTGCGCATTCGGTGGCCAGCAGCTGGATCGGCCGCCGCGCCCTGAAAGCCAAGGGCCAGGCCTCGTCGCTGTATCTGTTCAGCTACTACGTCGGCTCCAGCGTGGCCGGCACCGCCGGTGGGGTGTTCTGGCACCACTATGGCTGGAACGGCGTCGGTCTGTTCATCGCCAGCCTGCTGGGAATCGCCGTGCTCGTAGCGCTTCACCTGGCACGCCTGCCAGTGTTACCGCGCGACCTCCCCGCACTGGTCAAGGCTGGGTAG
- a CDS encoding LysR family transcriptional regulator → MELRHLRYFIAVAEELHFGRAAEQLGISQPPLSQQIQALEEEIGARLLERTNRRVALTEAGKLFLDEARQVLQQVDRAVLLARRAHQGEIGELKVGFTASAPFTSSIPRAILAFRQAYPDVHLDLQELSSGQAVQALLEERVQVGLIRPIPLPETLEAVELFSEPLVAVLRADHPLAQASQEGLEFAALAEEPFVFFPRSYGTGLYSQLMALSRQAGFSPRIAQEAGEAMTIIGLVAAGLGVSMLPASFRRTRVDGVVYRTLIDPGATSSVWLVRRRNESSRLAQSFFDLVAAEVAVLHSGAEAGQPKR, encoded by the coding sequence ATGGAACTGCGACACCTGCGTTACTTCATCGCCGTGGCGGAAGAGCTGCATTTCGGCCGGGCGGCCGAGCAACTGGGTATTTCCCAGCCGCCGTTGAGCCAGCAGATCCAGGCGCTGGAGGAAGAGATTGGCGCGCGCCTGCTGGAACGGACCAACCGGCGGGTGGCGCTGACCGAGGCGGGCAAGCTGTTCCTCGACGAGGCGCGGCAGGTACTGCAGCAGGTGGACCGTGCCGTGCTGCTGGCGCGTCGGGCGCACCAGGGTGAGATCGGCGAACTGAAGGTCGGTTTCACCGCTTCGGCGCCGTTCACGTCGAGTATTCCCCGCGCCATTCTCGCCTTCCGCCAGGCCTACCCGGACGTGCATCTCGACTTGCAGGAGCTCAGCAGCGGCCAGGCCGTGCAGGCGCTGCTGGAAGAGCGTGTGCAGGTCGGCCTGATCCGTCCTATCCCACTGCCGGAGACGCTGGAAGCGGTCGAGCTGTTCAGCGAGCCATTGGTCGCGGTGCTGCGCGCCGATCACCCGCTGGCCCAGGCCAGCCAGGAGGGGTTGGAGTTCGCCGCGCTGGCCGAGGAGCCCTTCGTATTCTTCCCGCGCAGCTACGGCACCGGCCTCTATAGCCAGCTCATGGCCCTGTCGCGCCAGGCCGGGTTCAGCCCCCGTATCGCCCAGGAGGCGGGGGAAGCAATGACCATCATCGGCCTAGTGGCGGCGGGGCTGGGCGTATCGATGCTGCCGGCGTCGTTTCGCCGGACGCGGGTGGACGGCGTGGTTTATCGCACCCTGATCGACCCAGGCGCCACCAGCTCGGTGTGGCTGGTGCGCCGGCGCAACGAATCGTCGCGCCTGGCGCAGTCGTTCTTCGATCTGGTGGCGGCGGAAGTGGCGGTCCTGCACAGCGGTGCGGAAGCCGGCCAACCCAAGCGCTGA
- a CDS encoding universal stress protein, with the protein MYRNLLVAHDLSVEADIAVRRAAQLARQHGASVTLLHVIEEFFPERMMTTVREAAEVALRDAARASDLADYQLAIRQGRAANSITEAVQELHADLLVIGAHHQQLLERFEGTTLERIARHCRVPILLAVEESAAPYDKALAGLDLSHCSRQAWRAGYRLLGADAELLALNAYQPGKNAGRADSHLETQRELLRQALQDERMQVPANGPQLLCAVQSGAVQQALESALREWTPSLLVLGSRSRGAIEQAMLGSATRHFLRRPPCDVLISQ; encoded by the coding sequence ATGTACAGGAACCTGCTCGTCGCCCACGACCTCAGTGTCGAGGCGGACATCGCCGTGCGTCGCGCCGCCCAGTTGGCGCGCCAGCACGGCGCCAGCGTCACGCTGCTGCACGTCATCGAGGAATTCTTCCCCGAACGCATGATGACCACGGTGCGCGAAGCCGCCGAAGTGGCCCTGCGCGATGCGGCCCGCGCCAGCGACCTGGCCGACTACCAACTGGCCATCCGCCAGGGTCGCGCGGCGAACAGCATCACCGAGGCGGTGCAGGAGCTGCACGCCGACCTGCTGGTGATCGGCGCGCACCATCAACAGCTGCTGGAACGCTTCGAGGGCACCACCCTGGAGCGCATCGCCCGGCATTGCCGCGTACCAATCCTGCTGGCCGTCGAGGAATCCGCCGCGCCTTATGACAAGGCCCTGGCCGGGCTGGACCTGTCGCACTGCTCCCGCCAGGCCTGGCGCGCCGGTTACCGGCTGCTGGGGGCCGACGCCGAGCTGCTGGCGCTCAACGCCTACCAGCCGGGCAAGAACGCCGGCCGTGCCGACAGCCATCTGGAAACCCAGCGCGAACTGTTGCGCCAGGCGCTGCAGGATGAGCGCATGCAGGTGCCCGCCAACGGACCGCAACTGCTCTGCGCGGTACAGTCGGGCGCGGTCCAGCAGGCGCTGGAGTCGGCACTACGGGAATGGACGCCAAGCCTGCTGGTCCTCGGCAGCCGCAGCCGCGGCGCCATCGAACAGGCCATGCTGGGCAGCGCGACGCGTCACTTCCTGCGCCGGCCGCCCTGCGATGTGCTGATCAGCCAGTAG
- a CDS encoding DUF4442 domain-containing protein produces the protein MPYPEEFIRQLTEEHIAFVKRTGLKAEVLEPGHVRLRMPLKGNENHIHNMYAGALFTVAELPGGVLMLTSFDARRFYPIVKEAGLRFLRPAASDVTVDARLSEEEIQRIGEEATHQGKSEFVLDLQLKDDEGNVVAESHAIYQLRSR, from the coding sequence ATGCCCTACCCCGAAGAGTTCATCCGCCAGCTCACCGAAGAGCACATCGCCTTCGTCAAGCGCACCGGCCTCAAGGCCGAGGTGCTAGAACCGGGCCACGTGCGCCTGCGCATGCCGCTCAAGGGCAACGAGAACCACATCCACAACATGTACGCCGGCGCCCTGTTCACCGTGGCCGAACTGCCCGGCGGCGTGTTGATGCTGACCAGCTTCGACGCCCGGCGTTTCTATCCCATCGTCAAGGAAGCCGGCCTGCGCTTCCTGCGGCCTGCCGCCAGCGACGTGACGGTGGACGCGCGACTGAGCGAGGAGGAAATCCAGCGCATCGGCGAGGAAGCCACGCACCAGGGCAAGTCGGAATTCGTGCTGGACCTGCAACTCAAGGACGACGAAGGCAACGTCGTCGCCGAAAGCCACGCCATCTATCAGCTGCGCAGCCGCTGA
- the hemE gene encoding uroporphyrinogen decarboxylase — translation MTALKNDRFLRALLKQPVDVTPVWMMRQAGRYLPEYRATRAKAGDFMSLCMNPQMACEVTLQPLDRYPQLDAAILFSDILTIPDAMGQGLYFETGEGPRFKKVVSTQADIDALPVPDPEKDLGYVMDAVRTIRRELNGRVPLIGFSGSPWTLATYMVEGGSSRDFRKSKAMLYDNPQAMHALLDKLAQSVTSYLNGQILAGAQAVQIFDSWGGSLSAAAYQEFSLAYMQKIVDGLIREHDGRRVPVILFTKGGGLWLESMANTGAEALGLDWTCDIGSARARVGDKVALQGNMDPAVLHAKPAAIRAEVARILAAFGSGNGHVFNLGHGITPEVDPAHAGAFFEAVHELSAQYH, via the coding sequence ATGACTGCCCTGAAGAACGATCGCTTCCTCCGCGCCCTGCTCAAGCAGCCCGTCGATGTCACCCCCGTCTGGATGATGCGCCAGGCCGGCCGCTACCTGCCGGAATACCGCGCCACCCGCGCCAAGGCCGGTGACTTCATGAGCCTGTGCATGAACCCGCAGATGGCCTGCGAAGTGACCCTGCAGCCGCTGGACCGCTACCCGCAGCTGGACGCGGCGATCCTCTTCTCCGACATCCTCACCATCCCCGATGCCATGGGGCAGGGCCTGTACTTCGAAACCGGCGAAGGTCCGCGTTTCAAAAAGGTCGTCAGTACCCAGGCGGACATCGACGCGCTGCCGGTCCCCGATCCGGAGAAGGACCTGGGCTACGTGATGGACGCCGTGCGCACCATCCGCCGCGAGCTGAACGGCCGCGTGCCGCTGATCGGCTTCTCCGGCAGCCCCTGGACCCTGGCCACCTACATGGTGGAGGGTGGCTCCAGCCGTGACTTCCGCAAGTCCAAGGCGATGCTCTACGACAACCCGCAGGCCATGCACGCGCTGCTGGACAAGCTGGCGCAGTCGGTCACCAGCTACCTGAACGGGCAGATCCTGGCAGGCGCGCAGGCGGTGCAGATTTTCGATTCGTGGGGCGGCAGCCTGTCGGCGGCGGCGTACCAGGAGTTCTCCCTGGCCTACATGCAGAAGATCGTCGACGGCCTGATCCGTGAGCACGACGGGCGTCGCGTGCCGGTGATTCTCTTCACCAAGGGCGGCGGCCTGTGGCTGGAATCCATGGCCAACACCGGCGCCGAGGCCCTCGGCCTGGACTGGACCTGCGACATCGGCAGCGCCCGCGCCCGCGTCGGCGACAAGGTCGCCCTGCAGGGCAACATGGACCCGGCGGTGCTCCACGCCAAGCCGGCCGCCATCCGTGCTGAAGTGGCTCGCATCCTCGCTGCATTCGGCAGTGGCAATGGCCATGTGTTCAACCTTGGCCATGGCATCACCCCGGAAGTCGACCCGGCGCACGCCGGCGCCTTCTTCGAGGCGGTGCACGAGTTGTCGGCGCAGTACCACTGA
- a CDS encoding FAD-dependent oxidoreductase encodes MSERLNSDRLNNDFQFIEVGRKDPKKKLLRQRKREFVEIYDLFKPAQAADQAHRCLGCGNPYCEWKCPVHNFIPNWLKLVSEGNILAAAELSHQTNTLPEVCGRVCPQDRLCEGACTLNDGFGAVTIGSVEKYITDTAFAMGWRPDMSKVKPTGKRVAVIGAGPAGLGCADVLVRNGVTPVVFDKNPEIGGLLTFGIPEFKLEKQVMSRRREVFTGMGIEFRLNTEIGKDVTLQQLLDEYDAVFMGMGTYTYMKGGFPGEDLPGVHDALDFLIANVNRNLGFEKSPEDFIDMKGKRVVVLGGGDTAMDCNRTSIRQGAKGVTCAYRRDEENMPGSRKEVKNAKEEGVKFLFNRQPIAIVGEDKVEGVKVVETRLGEPDARGRRSPEPIPGSEEIIPAEAVLIAFGFRPSPAPWFDQHQVEIDSQGRVIAPAAAQFKHQTSNPKIFAGGDMVRGSDLVVTAIFEGRTAAEGILDYLGV; translated from the coding sequence ATGTCTGAACGTCTGAATTCTGATCGCCTGAACAATGACTTCCAGTTCATCGAAGTCGGGCGCAAGGATCCGAAGAAAAAACTGCTGCGCCAGCGCAAGCGCGAGTTCGTGGAAATCTACGACCTGTTCAAGCCGGCCCAGGCCGCTGACCAGGCGCATCGCTGCCTGGGCTGCGGCAACCCGTACTGCGAGTGGAAGTGCCCGGTACACAACTTCATCCCCAACTGGTTGAAGCTGGTTTCCGAAGGCAACATCCTCGCCGCCGCCGAGCTGTCCCACCAGACCAACACCCTGCCGGAAGTCTGCGGCCGGGTGTGCCCGCAGGACCGCCTGTGCGAAGGCGCCTGCACCCTGAACGACGGCTTCGGCGCGGTCACCATCGGCTCGGTGGAGAAGTACATCACCGACACCGCCTTCGCCATGGGCTGGCGCCCGGACATGTCCAAGGTCAAGCCCACCGGCAAGCGTGTCGCCGTGATCGGCGCGGGCCCGGCGGGCCTGGGCTGCGCCGACGTGCTGGTGCGCAACGGCGTGACCCCGGTGGTGTTCGACAAGAACCCGGAAATCGGCGGCCTGCTGACCTTCGGCATCCCCGAGTTCAAGCTGGAGAAGCAGGTGATGTCGCGTCGCCGCGAGGTATTCACCGGCATGGGCATCGAGTTCCGCCTGAACACCGAGATCGGCAAGGATGTGACCCTGCAGCAACTGCTCGATGAATACGATGCCGTGTTCATGGGCATGGGCACCTATACCTACATGAAAGGCGGCTTCCCCGGCGAGGACCTGCCCGGCGTGCACGACGCGCTGGACTTCCTGATTGCCAACGTGAACCGCAACCTGGGCTTCGAGAAGTCGCCGGAAGACTTCATCGACATGAAGGGCAAGCGCGTCGTGGTGCTGGGCGGTGGCGACACCGCGATGGACTGCAACCGCACCTCCATCCGTCAGGGCGCCAAGGGCGTGACCTGCGCCTATCGCCGCGACGAGGAGAACATGCCCGGCTCGCGCAAAGAGGTGAAGAACGCCAAGGAAGAAGGCGTGAAATTCCTCTTCAACCGCCAGCCCATCGCCATCGTCGGCGAGGACAAGGTGGAAGGCGTGAAGGTGGTCGAGACCCGTCTCGGCGAACCTGACGCCCGCGGCCGTCGCAGCCCCGAGCCGATCCCGGGCTCCGAGGAAATCATCCCGGCGGAAGCCGTGCTGATCGCCTTCGGCTTCCGCCCGAGCCCGGCGCCGTGGTTCGACCAGCACCAGGTGGAAATCGACAGCCAGGGCCGCGTCATCGCCCCGGCCGCCGCGCAGTTCAAGCACCAGACCAGCAACCCGAAGATCTTCGCCGGTGGCGACATGGTCCGCGGGTCCGACCTGGTGGTGACGGCGATCTTCGAAGGCCGTACGGCCGCCGAAGGCATCCTGGATTACCTGGGCGTCTGA
- a CDS encoding methyl-accepting chemotaxis protein translates to MSDITELNSRLTKLRITRLQYMIADGAEQEAANVMSTLADFKAQQQKLRASFVSPENVRLLDQLGGIIGDYEKSLAAMRAGYQSATITRRTLQDNAARASELTAQIQQDILKAPADEERATRFQAITGTREDLLQARYEVRDYLATALTSNGDGVTRGLDESIAGLPALESVLGVGEAQYVQQLGNALRSYRDAVQTLRQNMASIVQARKEMTAQGQDIVKISENLYQLQLDRRDVESARARSLQTLVTLLALVLGGIAALIITRQITRPLHDTMAVVDRIAAGDLSQTIQVSRRDELGRLQLSMQRMSQSLRELIGGIRDGVTQIASAAEELSAVTEQTSAGANTQKVETDQVATAMHEMSATVQEVARNAEQASQAASAADHQAQDGDRVVNKAVEQIEHLAAEVERSAEAMQRLEQESEKIGKVMDVIKSVAEQTNLLALNAAIEAARAGEAGRGFAVVADEVRGLAQRTQQSTEEIEALVAGLQSGTRQVSSVMLGSRELTASSVALSRQAGESLGEITRTVSNIQAMNQQIATAAEEQSAVAEEISRSVVNVRDVSEQTASANEEVAASSVELARLGGQLQTLVSHFRV, encoded by the coding sequence ATGAGCGACATCACCGAGCTGAACTCGCGCCTCACCAAGCTGCGCATCACCCGCCTGCAATACATGATCGCCGATGGCGCCGAACAGGAAGCCGCCAACGTCATGAGCACGCTGGCCGATTTCAAGGCGCAGCAGCAGAAACTGCGCGCGTCCTTCGTCAGCCCCGAGAACGTGCGCCTGCTCGACCAGCTCGGCGGCATCATCGGCGACTATGAGAAATCCCTGGCCGCCATGCGCGCCGGCTATCAGAGCGCCACCATTACCCGCCGCACCCTGCAGGACAACGCCGCGCGCGCCAGCGAGCTGACCGCGCAGATCCAGCAGGACATCCTCAAGGCGCCGGCCGACGAGGAGCGCGCCACGCGTTTCCAGGCCATCACCGGCACCCGCGAGGACCTGCTGCAGGCCCGCTACGAGGTGCGCGACTACCTTGCCACCGCGCTCACCAGCAATGGCGACGGCGTCACCCGTGGCCTTGACGAAAGCATCGCCGGCCTGCCAGCGCTGGAAAGCGTGCTCGGCGTCGGTGAAGCCCAGTACGTCCAGCAACTGGGCAACGCCCTGCGCAGTTACCGCGACGCCGTACAGACCCTGCGGCAGAACATGGCCAGCATCGTCCAGGCGCGCAAGGAAATGACCGCCCAGGGCCAGGACATCGTCAAGATCAGCGAAAATCTCTACCAACTGCAGCTCGATCGCCGCGACGTCGAAAGCGCCCGCGCCCGCTCCCTGCAAACCCTGGTGACCCTGCTGGCGCTGGTGCTGGGCGGCATCGCCGCGCTGATCATCACCCGCCAGATCACCCGCCCGCTGCACGACACCATGGCGGTGGTCGACCGCATCGCCGCCGGCGACCTGTCGCAGACCATCCAGGTCAGCCGCCGCGACGAACTGGGCCGCCTGCAACTCAGCATGCAGCGCATGAGCCAGAGCCTGCGCGAGCTGATCGGGGGCATCCGCGACGGCGTCACCCAGATCGCCAGCGCCGCCGAGGAGCTCTCCGCCGTCACCGAACAGACCAGCGCCGGCGCCAACACCCAGAAGGTCGAGACCGACCAGGTCGCCACCGCCATGCACGAGATGTCCGCCACCGTGCAGGAAGTCGCGCGCAACGCCGAGCAGGCCTCCCAGGCCGCCTCCGCCGCCGACCACCAGGCCCAGGACGGCGACCGCGTGGTGAACAAGGCCGTGGAGCAGATCGAGCACCTGGCCGCGGAAGTGGAACGCTCCGCCGAGGCCATGCAGCGTCTGGAGCAGGAGAGCGAGAAGATCGGCAAGGTCATGGACGTGATCAAGTCGGTGGCCGAGCAGACCAACCTGCTGGCCCTCAACGCCGCCATCGAAGCCGCCCGCGCGGGCGAGGCAGGCCGCGGTTTCGCCGTGGTCGCCGACGAAGTACGCGGCCTGGCCCAGCGCACCCAGCAGTCCACCGAAGAGATCGAAGCCCTGGTCGCCGGCCTGCAGAGCGGCACCCGCCAGGTCTCCAGCGTCATGCTCGGCAGCCGCGAACTCACCGCCAGCAGCGTCGCCCTCAGCCGCCAGGCCGGCGAATCCCTCGGCGAGATCACCCGCACCGTCTCCAACATCCAGGCAATGAACCAGCAGATCGCCACCGCCGCCGAGGAGCAGAGCGCCGTGGCCGAGGAGATCAGCCGCAGCGTGGTGAACGTGCGCGACGTCTCCGAACAGACCGCGTCGGCCAACGAGGAAGTCGCCGCCTCCAGCGTCGAACTCGCCCGCCTGGGCGGGCAATTGCAGACGCTGGTCAGTCACTTCCGCGTGTAA
- a CDS encoding ParA family protein, whose translation MRRVVFNQKGGVGKSSIACNLAAVSAAEGYRTLLVDLDAQGNSTHYLTGLTGEDVPVGIADFFKQTLASGPFSRKGKVDIYETPFDNLHIVTAGPELADLQPKLEQKHKINKLRKLLDELAEDYDRIYLDTPPALNFYTVSALIAADRCLIPFDCDSFSRQALYGLLQEIEELKEDHNEDLEVEGIVVNQFQPRATLPQQLLDELVEEELPVLPVYLMSSVKMRESHQACTPLIFLEPRHKLTQQFVELHNLLEA comes from the coding sequence ATGCGGCGTGTGGTGTTCAATCAGAAGGGCGGGGTAGGCAAGTCCAGCATCGCCTGTAACCTGGCAGCGGTGAGCGCAGCGGAGGGCTACCGCACCTTGCTGGTGGACCTGGATGCCCAGGGCAACTCCACCCATTACCTCACCGGTCTGACCGGCGAGGATGTGCCGGTGGGGATCGCCGACTTCTTCAAGCAGACGCTGGCCTCCGGGCCGTTCAGCCGCAAGGGCAAGGTCGACATCTACGAGACGCCCTTCGATAACCTGCACATCGTCACCGCCGGTCCGGAACTGGCCGACCTGCAGCCCAAGCTCGAGCAGAAGCACAAGATCAACAAGCTGCGCAAATTGCTGGACGAGCTGGCCGAGGATTACGACCGCATCTACCTCGATACGCCGCCAGCGCTGAACTTCTATACGGTTTCCGCGTTGATCGCCGCCGATCGCTGCCTGATTCCCTTTGACTGCGACAGCTTTTCCCGCCAGGCGCTCTACGGCCTGCTGCAGGAGATCGAAGAGCTGAAGGAAGACCACAACGAAGATCTGGAAGTGGAAGGCATCGTGGTCAACCAGTTCCAGCCGCGCGCCACGCTGCCGCAGCAACTGCTGGACGAACTGGTGGAGGAAGAATTGCCGGTCCTGCCGGTGTACCTGATGAGCTCGGTGAAGATGCGCGAGTCGCACCAGGCCTGCACCCCGCTGATCTTCCTCGAACCGCGGCACAAGCTGACCCAGCAGTTCGTCGAACTGCACAACCTGCTGGAAGCCTGA